One genomic segment of Flagellimonas marinaquae includes these proteins:
- a CDS encoding FecR family protein, which produces MMDHQKRFHELVDKHLNGDLSTGEKNELESHYRHYEEKVLTPRKKQEVRRTIFQQLLVHLGKVEKTSGRKRTNLNFVRIAASLALIIALGATLLNEFKFDRAEVITIATGFGERKEVVLPDSSTVTLNAGSSISYPSFFDTDIRQVTLKGEAFFQIEHNPDQPFLVSAAGLTTKVLGTTFNINAYNTSEKIKVSLKTGSVQVDGKDGTLAILKPDEQLLYNSKTGIYSVLTQKTDNDTSWMKNILKLNDHSLQEAQKIVERWFNVELQIESNGEVTQQTITGKFIDPKLDETLHSLELLTGTKITYKKQNHK; this is translated from the coding sequence ATGATGGATCATCAGAAGCGGTTTCACGAGCTAGTCGATAAGCATTTGAACGGTGACCTTAGTACAGGCGAAAAAAATGAGCTTGAATCACACTACCGCCATTACGAAGAAAAGGTGCTAACCCCTAGAAAGAAACAAGAGGTGAGAAGGACCATTTTTCAGCAGCTATTGGTTCATCTTGGAAAAGTTGAAAAAACTAGCGGACGAAAAAGAACGAACTTAAATTTTGTTCGAATTGCCGCATCATTGGCGTTGATCATTGCGTTGGGAGCCACTTTGTTGAACGAGTTTAAGTTTGATCGCGCTGAGGTCATCACTATAGCTACCGGATTTGGTGAAAGAAAAGAGGTGGTTTTGCCAGATAGTTCCACAGTTACCTTAAATGCCGGGAGCAGTATTTCTTATCCAAGCTTTTTTGATACCGACATAAGACAGGTTACCCTAAAAGGAGAGGCATTTTTTCAAATAGAACACAATCCGGATCAACCTTTCCTAGTTTCTGCAGCTGGTCTAACAACAAAAGTACTGGGAACTACATTCAATATAAATGCCTATAACACAAGCGAAAAAATTAAGGTAAGCCTTAAAACAGGGTCTGTACAAGTTGATGGTAAGGACGGAACATTGGCAATTTTAAAACCCGATGAACAATTGTTGTACAATAGCAAGACCGGAATATATAGTGTCTTGACCCAAAAGACGGATAATGATACTTCTTGGATGAAGAATATTTTGAAATTGAACGATCATTCATTGCAAGAAGCGCAGAAGATAGTGGAGCGCTGGTTCAATGTGGAACTTCAGATCGAGTCAAATGGAGAAGTAACACAACAGACGATAACAGGTAAGTTTATAGACCCAAAACTAGATGAGACACTCCATAGTTTGGAATTGCTTACTGGAACAAAAATCACCTATAAAAAGCAAAACCATAAATAA
- a CDS encoding DUF2200 domain-containing protein, producing MKVTEKQNERIANMTFASVYPHYLSKVEKKGRTKDELITVIEWLTGFNEEKLQKLIDDKTTFEIFFKEAKLHPNAGLIKGVICGYRIEEIEFPLTRQVRYLDKLVDELAKGRKMEKILRKVV from the coding sequence ATGAAAGTCACAGAAAAACAAAATGAGCGTATTGCAAATATGACATTTGCCTCGGTCTACCCGCATTACCTATCCAAGGTAGAAAAAAAAGGCAGGACCAAGGATGAGCTAATTACGGTAATTGAATGGTTAACAGGATTCAATGAAGAAAAATTACAGAAATTAATAGATGATAAAACCACCTTCGAAATTTTTTTTAAAGAGGCAAAATTGCATCCAAATGCTGGATTGATCAAAGGAGTTATATGTGGATATCGAATAGAAGAAATAGAGTTTCCTTTAACCAGGCAAGTACGATATTTGGATAAATTGGTAGATGAACTGGCAAAGGGCCGTAAAATGGAAAAAATCTTACGTAAAGTAGTTTAA
- a CDS encoding serine hydrolase domain-containing protein — translation MTTLHKFLVPLAISTVMLFTSCSKDDDNSTPTVDYTTVENLLTESDFKGYAIITKNGNDLVRQGFGLANENTALPQDYDLAYRIGSVSKTLTAAAVVQLKRDGLISGFDQTLDEFDIEFPNGDQITLAHLLSHQSGIPDYQLIIEDAYEQGETLDEEDIYGVIIEMIDENGLNFVPGEGKEYSNSNFLIAAMLIQELSGTAHHEYIEQNILLPLEMETTYKGSDQIDTDIHAQGYNNGNINSTYPMTIAFGAGDFSSTPRDMETWTNAVKTNWFTETEKAEIFARDIPSGYVDFGLGWFTTQEGNTTMYWHGGDINGYWSMIGFIPKYDATIVLLSNQQDDTGAQRNTIIQQLLTNEFD, via the coding sequence ATGACAACATTACACAAATTCTTAGTCCCATTGGCAATTAGCACGGTCATGCTTTTTACATCTTGCTCAAAAGATGACGACAATAGCACACCTACAGTTGATTACACCACCGTTGAAAATTTATTAACCGAGAGCGACTTTAAAGGCTATGCCATTATCACAAAAAATGGTAATGATTTGGTACGGCAGGGTTTTGGGTTGGCCAATGAAAATACTGCATTGCCACAAGATTACGATCTGGCCTACCGAATTGGTTCGGTAAGCAAAACATTGACGGCCGCTGCGGTTGTTCAGTTAAAACGTGATGGTCTCATCTCTGGTTTTGATCAAACCCTGGATGAGTTCGATATTGAATTTCCAAACGGTGACCAAATTACCCTTGCCCATTTATTATCGCACCAATCGGGTATTCCTGATTATCAATTAATAATTGAAGATGCCTACGAACAAGGCGAAACTTTGGATGAAGAAGATATTTACGGAGTCATTATCGAAATGATCGATGAAAACGGACTCAATTTTGTACCGGGCGAGGGAAAGGAATACTCAAACTCGAACTTTTTGATTGCCGCCATGTTGATTCAAGAATTATCGGGAACCGCCCATCACGAATACATTGAGCAAAACATTTTGCTTCCTTTGGAAATGGAAACCACCTACAAAGGTTCTGACCAAATTGATACCGACATCCATGCCCAAGGGTACAATAATGGCAACATCAATAGCACATATCCTATGACCATTGCATTTGGTGCAGGTGATTTTAGCAGTACGCCAAGGGATATGGAAACTTGGACCAACGCCGTAAAAACAAACTGGTTTACCGAAACTGAAAAAGCCGAAATATTTGCCCGAGACATACCGAGTGGTTATGTGGATTTTGGCCTTGGTTGGTTTACGACCCAAGAGGGCAATACCACCATGTATTGGCACGGCGGGGATATCAATGGGTACTGGAGCATGATCGGTTTTATACCAAAATATGATGCTACCATTGTACTATTAAGCAACCAGCAAGATGATACAGGAGCGCAACGCAATACCATTATCCAACAATTATTGACGAACGAGTTCGATTAA
- a CDS encoding tetratricopeptide repeat protein yields MTNTKSIAVLPFVNMSNDKDNEYFCDGITEEIINALTKVDQLKVIARTSSFAFKGKDVDVRDIGSQLGVNTILEGSIKKSQDRVRITAQLIDVEDGTHYWSKRFDRELIDIFDLEDEISLAIAEEVRNNSGHFEIQEHLVEKPTTDINAYQLFLKGRSLQLQWTPQSIKEAISYYDQAIAVDKNYAKAYYANLQCYGLMAMWGYIPYEKGIELAINNLLIAKELDPSLPEYPLSYVGKFFWEEWDFKNAFIHINKVLEINPNHIDGLEAMAELFMALGFFEEALNYANKLLEVDPLSANNHYTLAHIYYYKNQWEKALEAVNYALILNPELELAHHLKCFCLIWLNKRQHFLEFIHNTSLLAEKKLLFELINGEQMEVPAKIIEKWSQRDDKETMLVPYDVFILSNSHHKELAFSRLAEMIDQRRGQIINYRQEPFLQPLHKTKGFDELHRSNLSISDIKPQTEEEEEEKSISTILSDAQIKSLKEKLLTYFKEEEPYLNQQLSLKFVAEFLGLNTNKMSFLINQAFHTNYNDFVNSYRLNHFKTIAQDPKNSHLTILGLAYDSGFNSKSVFNTYFKKMEGMTPRAWMKASLS; encoded by the coding sequence ATGACCAATACAAAATCCATAGCCGTATTGCCCTTTGTCAATATGAGTAATGACAAGGACAATGAGTATTTCTGTGACGGAATCACTGAAGAAATTATAAATGCACTGACAAAGGTAGACCAGCTCAAGGTAATCGCCCGAACTTCTTCTTTTGCGTTCAAGGGAAAAGATGTGGATGTTCGAGATATCGGGAGTCAATTGGGCGTGAATACAATTCTGGAGGGCAGTATTAAAAAATCACAGGACAGGGTCAGGATTACAGCACAATTGATCGATGTTGAAGATGGAACCCACTATTGGTCCAAAAGGTTTGATAGGGAGTTGATCGATATTTTTGATCTGGAAGATGAAATAAGTTTGGCCATTGCCGAAGAAGTCCGAAACAATTCCGGACATTTTGAAATCCAAGAGCATTTAGTCGAGAAGCCTACTACCGATATAAACGCCTACCAATTGTTTTTAAAAGGACGTTCCTTGCAGTTGCAATGGACACCGCAGAGCATTAAAGAGGCTATATCCTATTATGATCAGGCAATTGCTGTGGATAAAAATTATGCCAAGGCTTACTACGCAAATTTGCAATGCTATGGCCTAATGGCAATGTGGGGCTATATACCTTATGAAAAAGGTATTGAATTGGCCATAAACAACCTATTAATAGCCAAGGAGCTAGACCCCTCTCTACCCGAATATCCATTATCTTATGTTGGTAAATTTTTTTGGGAAGAATGGGATTTTAAAAATGCTTTTATCCACATCAACAAGGTTCTGGAAATTAATCCCAATCATATAGATGGTTTGGAAGCCATGGCAGAGTTGTTCATGGCACTCGGTTTTTTTGAGGAGGCCCTAAACTATGCGAACAAACTTTTAGAGGTAGATCCGCTTTCAGCGAACAATCATTATACCTTAGCTCATATCTATTATTACAAAAACCAGTGGGAAAAGGCATTGGAAGCCGTCAATTATGCACTGATACTTAATCCTGAACTGGAGTTGGCACATCATTTAAAATGCTTTTGTTTGATATGGCTAAACAAAAGACAGCACTTTCTAGAGTTTATTCACAACACATCTTTGTTAGCGGAAAAAAAACTATTGTTCGAGCTTATCAATGGAGAACAAATGGAAGTTCCCGCCAAAATAATTGAAAAATGGTCACAACGAGACGACAAAGAAACTATGCTGGTCCCGTACGATGTGTTTATTTTAAGTAATTCGCACCACAAAGAACTTGCTTTTTCTCGATTAGCAGAAATGATCGATCAGAGGCGTGGTCAAATTATAAACTACAGACAGGAACCTTTTTTGCAGCCATTGCACAAAACAAAGGGATTTGACGAACTGCACCGTTCCAACCTATCCATTTCAGATATCAAACCCCAAACGGAGGAGGAGGAAGAAGAAAAATCGATCTCAACAATTTTGAGTGATGCTCAAATAAAAAGTTTAAAAGAAAAGCTGCTTACCTATTTTAAGGAAGAGGAACCATACTTAAATCAACAATTAAGTTTAAAGTTTGTTGCCGAGTTTTTAGGATTGAACACCAATAAAATGTCATTTCTGATCAACCAGGCGTTTCATACTAATTATAACGATTTTGTTAACTCCTACCGCTTAAACCATTTTAAAACCATAGCGCAAGACCCTAAAAATTCACATCTTACCATACTTGGATTGGCCTACGACAGTGGTTTTAATTCCAAAAGCGTATTCAATACCTACTTTAAAAAAATGGAAGGCATGACTCCTAGGGCTTGGATGAAAGCCAGTCTGTCCTAA
- a CDS encoding TonB-dependent receptor gives MKVFMILWTFHFFAMPAQAGPASFNTISLKQDRISLMDIFDRIEEQATVSFIYNSEVKNIDQQINVDFKNRPLTDVMDHLAKVYGLGYQIQKSNITVFVLPKKEARSLQRTIRGTVKDDNGQPLMGANVKVLGTDKGIITDFDGNFEISAASGEVLEFSYIGMETQTYTILAGVDNVSITMTANNQELDEVVVIGYGEKTLESLSAAVSKVDVSALAERPLSNAAVALQGVTPGLTITRSNGRPTDTPNINIRGFTSINGGEPLIIIDGVEGDINDINPNDIENISVLKDAGAAAIYGARASFGVVLITTKQAKQGDLTVSLETTTAFSQVTTNTDFVTDPYEAIQIADGFFQANSGASYSGYTESDLAALQEVSANPSLARVITDTRNGREQYVHYAKTNWWNTFFRKSRPSHIYNASISGGTEKLKGYFSYRNYRETGILKVQKDEFKKENYRAKVDFKLNDWVTLTDNMQYNRFNDLQHGGYRGGWHGNYWNYLVYNHAMPWYAPTNPDGTYFYRSELNNYAAGDGLYASLLYGRAKQETEDSEFSNIITATLTPFNGFTLKASYAYRKMNQNIYQRSTMVPWSIYVGEVENMGVDQLTEYNTTSDYDAFNIYANYKNRFGKHQVDIMAGFGQESMYSKTIQASTQGLISDKLNSLGLGTTADNATGSAFEWALQGVYTRLSYDYDSKYFLELNGRYDGTSRFPSDFRWGFFPSVSAAWAIHNESFMQGLNPTISQLKLRASYGSLGNQEVDPYAYQPVLSRSANQAFSLNGSPLEYISSPSLNPVEITWEEVRTLDFGLDLGLFKNKVTANFDWFKRETLGMLTAGQVLPATLGAAAPQENAADLETKGFELSVAYSDSFVVGGSPLQFSFSAGLSNSETTITRFDNPENLLNSFYEGMKIGDLWGYEIEGLFQSEEEIAAHVDQSYVSPRITPRGGLQPGDVKYTDLNGDGVVNAGTNTLDDPGDQKIVGNVAPQYLYNFKIASSWKGFDISAFFQGVGKQDWYPGYNSQLFWGPYSRPYASFVRKDLANNIWSADNPDAYYPRGFGYIALSTRNSLRNTNDRYLQDISYLRLKNLTVGYNLPQSVLNRLPVKKVRLYLSGENILTFTKLTDYIDPEIASNQVNLNAPSGSYAYDSRGQEAPMSKTYSLGLSIQF, from the coding sequence ATGAAAGTGTTCATGATTTTATGGACATTCCATTTTTTTGCCATGCCCGCACAAGCCGGACCGGCAAGTTTTAACACCATTAGCTTAAAACAAGATCGGATAAGTCTAATGGATATTTTTGATCGTATCGAAGAGCAGGCTACGGTAAGTTTTATTTACAATAGCGAAGTAAAGAACATCGATCAGCAAATCAATGTCGATTTTAAGAACAGGCCCCTTACCGATGTAATGGACCATTTGGCCAAGGTTTACGGACTTGGTTATCAGATCCAGAAAAGCAACATTACTGTATTTGTACTCCCAAAAAAAGAGGCCAGATCATTACAAAGAACAATTCGTGGAACCGTAAAGGATGACAATGGACAACCATTGATGGGAGCCAATGTAAAAGTGCTTGGAACGGACAAGGGCATAATCACGGATTTCGATGGAAATTTTGAGATAAGTGCAGCTAGCGGTGAAGTTCTCGAGTTTTCTTACATAGGAATGGAAACCCAGACCTACACCATATTGGCTGGGGTGGATAATGTGTCCATAACGATGACTGCCAACAATCAGGAACTCGATGAGGTAGTGGTCATCGGATATGGAGAGAAGACCTTGGAATCGCTCAGTGCGGCCGTAAGCAAGGTAGATGTGTCGGCATTGGCCGAACGTCCTTTGAGCAATGCTGCAGTTGCCTTGCAGGGAGTAACCCCGGGACTCACCATTACGCGGTCGAACGGACGCCCAACAGATACCCCAAATATTAATATTAGAGGCTTTACGTCCATAAACGGGGGAGAGCCTTTGATCATAATAGATGGTGTAGAAGGGGATATAAACGATATCAATCCAAACGATATAGAGAACATCAGTGTTTTGAAGGACGCGGGTGCCGCAGCTATTTACGGGGCCCGTGCTTCTTTTGGTGTTGTTCTTATCACTACAAAACAAGCAAAACAGGGCGATCTTACCGTTAGTCTGGAAACGACTACTGCATTTAGCCAAGTAACCACCAATACAGACTTTGTAACGGACCCGTATGAGGCCATTCAAATTGCCGATGGGTTTTTCCAGGCCAATAGCGGTGCATCCTATTCCGGATATACCGAAAGTGATCTTGCCGCACTTCAGGAAGTATCGGCTAATCCTTCATTGGCACGTGTGATCACGGATACAAGAAACGGTAGAGAGCAATATGTGCACTATGCCAAAACAAATTGGTGGAATACTTTTTTTAGAAAAAGCAGGCCTTCGCATATTTATAATGCATCAATAAGTGGAGGTACAGAGAAGTTGAAAGGATATTTCTCTTATCGAAACTATCGAGAGACCGGTATCCTGAAAGTCCAAAAAGATGAATTCAAAAAGGAAAATTATAGGGCAAAAGTCGATTTTAAACTGAATGATTGGGTCACTTTAACGGATAATATGCAATATAACCGGTTCAATGATCTGCAGCATGGCGGATACAGAGGTGGATGGCATGGCAATTACTGGAACTACCTAGTGTACAACCATGCAATGCCTTGGTACGCCCCGACGAATCCGGACGGCACCTATTTTTATAGAAGCGAATTGAACAATTATGCCGCCGGAGATGGGTTGTACGCCTCTTTGTTATATGGTCGGGCCAAGCAAGAGACAGAGGATTCGGAATTCTCCAATATCATCACCGCTACGTTGACACCTTTCAATGGCTTTACCCTTAAGGCAAGTTATGCCTATAGGAAAATGAACCAGAACATATATCAGCGTTCCACTATGGTTCCATGGAGTATTTATGTCGGTGAGGTTGAGAATATGGGAGTAGATCAATTAACGGAGTATAATACTACATCCGATTATGATGCCTTTAATATCTATGCCAATTATAAGAATCGATTTGGAAAGCACCAAGTAGATATAATGGCAGGATTTGGTCAGGAATCCATGTACAGCAAAACAATACAGGCAAGTACTCAGGGTTTAATATCCGACAAACTAAATTCTCTTGGATTGGGAACCACTGCGGACAATGCCACGGGCAGTGCCTTTGAATGGGCGTTGCAGGGCGTATATACAAGGTTATCCTATGATTATGATAGTAAGTACTTTTTAGAACTGAACGGAAGGTACGATGGTACTTCCAGATTCCCCTCTGATTTTAGATGGGGCTTTTTTCCATCGGTATCCGCAGCTTGGGCCATACATAACGAAAGTTTTATGCAAGGCCTCAACCCTACCATTAGTCAATTAAAATTAAGAGCTTCCTATGGTTCCTTGGGAAATCAAGAAGTTGACCCTTATGCCTACCAACCTGTATTGAGCCGATCTGCTAACCAAGCATTCTCCTTAAATGGAAGTCCTTTGGAGTATATTTCGTCTCCATCTCTAAATCCGGTAGAGATAACTTGGGAAGAAGTCAGAACCTTGGATTTTGGACTTGATTTGGGATTGTTCAAAAATAAGGTAACCGCCAATTTCGACTGGTTTAAAAGGGAAACCTTGGGAATGTTGACAGCGGGGCAAGTACTCCCTGCAACATTGGGGGCAGCTGCTCCACAGGAAAATGCAGCGGATTTGGAGACAAAAGGGTTCGAACTTTCTGTTGCATACTCCGATAGCTTTGTAGTCGGAGGATCACCATTGCAATTTAGTTTTAGCGCAGGTCTTTCCAATTCGGAAACTACGATCACCAGATTTGATAATCCGGAAAACCTTTTAAATTCATTTTATGAAGGCATGAAGATCGGAGACTTGTGGGGATATGAAATTGAGGGACTTTTCCAGTCCGAGGAAGAAATTGCCGCCCATGTGGACCAATCCTATGTTAGCCCAAGGATAACCCCAAGGGGAGGGCTACAGCCCGGAGACGTAAAATATACCGATCTAAATGGTGATGGTGTGGTCAATGCAGGTACCAATACCCTTGATGATCCAGGGGATCAAAAAATTGTGGGCAATGTGGCTCCGCAATATCTGTACAACTTTAAGATAGCCTCCAGTTGGAAAGGTTTTGACATTTCCGCATTTTTTCAAGGGGTTGGCAAACAAGATTGGTACCCTGGTTATAATTCGCAATTATTCTGGGGTCCCTATAGTCGCCCATATGCATCTTTTGTGCGTAAAGACCTGGCCAATAATATATGGTCGGCAGATAACCCTGACGCCTACTATCCAAGAGGATTTGGTTATATAGCACTAAGTACACGGAACTCACTCCGAAATACCAACGATCGCTATCTACAGGATATATCGTACCTAAGGTTAAAGAACCTTACCGTTGGATATAATCTACCACAATCCGTATTGAACAGATTACCGGTTAAAAAGGTAAGGCTATATCTAAGTGGGGAGAACATTTTGACTTTTACCAAATTGACCGACTATATAGATCCGGAGATTGCTAGTAATCAAGTTAACTTGAATGCTCCTTCTGGCTCTTATGCCTACGATTCAAGAGGTCAGGAAGCACCTATGTCCAAAACCTATTCATTGGGCCTATCCATTCAATTTTAA
- a CDS encoding SDR family oxidoreductase — protein MKHTNVLLAGATGYLGTYLLKELIAKENQVVAIVRNPEKLKITDENYLELKQAEITKPESLRDICKGIDTVISTVGITRQKDGLTYMDVDYKANMNLLEEAKKARVNHFVYVSAIDGDKYRDLKIFEAKEKFVDALKSSGLDYTIVRPNGFFSDMKDFLHMAKSGRVYVFGSGNQKFNPIHGEDLARTIVNSLDEQPKELTIGGPDVLSLNAIGELALTALDKPVKIVHLPDWSRKLTIWFLRTFTSVKTYGPIEFFLTLMAEDHIAPTYGEHRLKEHYIEVAKTLKD, from the coding sequence ATGAAACATACCAACGTATTATTGGCAGGCGCCACAGGGTATTTAGGGACTTACTTATTAAAAGAATTGATTGCAAAAGAAAATCAGGTAGTAGCCATTGTCCGTAATCCTGAGAAACTAAAAATCACCGATGAAAATTATTTAGAGCTTAAACAAGCCGAGATTACCAAACCGGAATCCTTGCGGGACATTTGTAAAGGTATTGACACGGTAATATCAACCGTTGGCATTACCCGGCAAAAAGACGGCCTTACCTATATGGATGTAGATTATAAGGCCAATATGAATTTATTGGAAGAAGCCAAAAAAGCCCGTGTAAACCACTTTGTTTATGTTTCTGCAATCGATGGGGACAAATATAGAGACCTAAAAATTTTCGAGGCCAAGGAAAAGTTTGTCGATGCCCTTAAATCTTCCGGACTGGACTATACAATAGTAAGACCAAATGGATTTTTTTCGGATATGAAAGACTTTTTACACATGGCCAAATCCGGTCGGGTGTACGTGTTCGGGTCTGGCAATCAAAAATTCAACCCAATACATGGTGAAGATCTGGCGAGGACCATTGTAAATTCATTGGACGAACAACCTAAAGAATTGACCATTGGAGGACCCGATGTGCTTAGCCTGAATGCAATTGGAGAACTGGCCCTGACCGCATTGGACAAACCCGTAAAAATCGTTCATTTACCCGATTGGTCGAGAAAACTTACCATCTGGTTCCTCAGAACCTTTACCAGTGTAAAAACCTATGGCCCGATCGAGTTCTTTTTGACCTTAATGGCAGAGGACCATATTGCACCAACTTATGGAGAACATCGCTTAAAGGAGCATTACATTGAAGTGGCCAAAACCCTGAAAGATTAA
- a CDS encoding calcineurin-like phosphoesterase C-terminal domain-containing protein codes for MENRRSFVKKLGWTAGAVSLLGLYPAFGWSPIIERKNPIRIKGRVATNGKGIGNVVVSDGNTTGLTNKNGYFEFLSTTHQPFVFLSMPAGYEIDQLSNGSASYFFPIDPANHKMEVLFQLKPLGQSDDKHSLLLLADPQIQNEYEAAQLLEISTPDIVDTIKSLNDPNTIGVGCGDLVFDRLDLFKDYNNAVMQMGVPFFQVVGNHDMDLGVRSDELSTSTFNKLFGPTYYSFNRGEIHYVVLDDVFFTGNNKEYIGYITENQLIWLEQDLGHIEKGSTVVVCTHIPVASGVKNKEHLYELLAPFKVHILSGHTHRNTNYPESNRFEHVHGAVCGAWWSGPICSDGTPNGYGVYQMRGSEVTWKYKSVGESMDHQFRFYKRGSHPEFPNSCALNIWNWNPDWKICWYENGDRKSHIHKVDATDPMSIELHLGKLLPERRPWVEPAKSDHMFFFEPGENLDKITIEVTDNFGNTYIQTIKSEDM; via the coding sequence ATGGAAAACCGTAGATCATTTGTAAAAAAGCTTGGATGGACAGCAGGAGCCGTTTCGTTATTGGGATTGTACCCTGCTTTTGGATGGAGTCCGATTATTGAACGTAAAAATCCGATCCGCATAAAAGGCAGGGTGGCAACTAACGGGAAAGGCATTGGAAATGTGGTCGTGTCGGACGGAAATACTACAGGTTTGACCAATAAGAACGGGTATTTTGAGTTTTTGAGCACAACCCATCAACCATTTGTGTTTTTAAGTATGCCCGCGGGTTACGAAATAGATCAGTTGAGCAATGGATCGGCTTCCTATTTTTTTCCAATTGATCCTGCAAACCATAAAATGGAGGTCTTGTTCCAGCTTAAACCTCTTGGGCAGAGTGATGATAAACATAGTCTGCTACTTTTGGCGGATCCCCAGATCCAGAACGAGTATGAGGCCGCACAACTTTTGGAAATATCCACTCCAGATATAGTGGATACCATTAAAAGCCTAAATGATCCCAATACAATTGGTGTAGGGTGCGGGGATTTGGTGTTCGATAGGTTAGATCTTTTCAAGGATTACAATAATGCCGTTATGCAGATGGGGGTTCCATTTTTCCAAGTAGTTGGAAATCATGACATGGATTTAGGTGTCCGGAGCGATGAACTATCAACAAGTACCTTTAACAAGCTTTTTGGGCCAACCTACTATTCGTTTAACCGCGGGGAGATCCACTACGTAGTTTTGGATGATGTTTTCTTTACAGGTAATAATAAGGAGTACATAGGGTATATAACGGAAAACCAGTTGATTTGGTTGGAACAAGACCTTGGCCATATAGAAAAGGGCAGTACGGTAGTCGTGTGTACACATATACCCGTTGCCTCTGGAGTAAAGAACAAAGAACACTTGTACGAACTTTTGGCACCTTTTAAGGTACATATACTTTCTGGGCATACCCATCGAAATACCAATTATCCCGAATCAAATCGATTTGAACATGTGCATGGGGCCGTGTGCGGTGCTTGGTGGAGCGGACCTATTTGCAGTGATGGAACACCCAACGGATATGGAGTATATCAAATGCGCGGAAGCGAGGTAACTTGGAAATACAAATCGGTAGGCGAATCGATGGATCATCAATTCAGGTTTTATAAAAGAGGAAGCCATCCCGAGTTCCCAAACTCCTGTGCCCTAAATATATGGAACTGGAACCCTGACTGGAAGATTTGCTGGTACGAAAACGGAGATCGCAAATCCCATATCCATAAAGTTGATGCTACCGACCCAATGAGCATAGAATTGCACCTTGGTAAGCTCTTGCCAGAAAGAAGACCATGGGTAGAACCAGCAAAAAGTGATCATATGTTCTTTTTTGAACCTGGCGAAAATCTGGATAAGATCACAATTGAGGTAACGGACAACTTCGGTAATACTTATATCCAAACCATAAAAAGCGAGGATATGTAA